The following are from one region of the Rhipicephalus microplus isolate Deutch F79 chromosome 1, USDA_Rmic, whole genome shotgun sequence genome:
- the LOC142805737 gene encoding 4-trimethylaminobutyraldehyde dehydrogenase-like: MFAKTMRCGKRSLYVEPHNFIAGKKVATTDPIGEIKVLQPATGKVLCHVPCSGPKDVDKAVSAAKQAFDQWSALSHGERGKFLTAVAKKVRERHQEIAEVEMTDTGKPIWEALVDIDGCADALEYYGGIAASIKGQQFDLPGGSFAMVRREPLGVVAAIGAWNYPFQVMSWKMAPALACGNTFVFKPSPLTPLSAILLSEICHDVGLPDGVVNLVQGEGKTGELLCDHPDVAKVSFTGSVPTGQAIMRRCADSMKRCTLELGGKSPLIVFADASPAEAVKATLLGNFLTQGEVCSNCTRVFIEKPMVEEFLDHLVKATEKLKIGDPADPDTTVGATISAEHAARVLSYVDCARKEGARVLCGGNRVTPSNPELSGGFYLSPCVLADCTDSMKVMQEEVFGAVVSISAFDTEEEALRRANNSPFGLAAGVMTNDLKRAHRVANKLQAGIVWINNYNVFPSEVPFGGYKMSGYGRENGLAALHAYSQEKTIYVEMGDGVNCPLYKL, from the exons ATGTTCGCAAAAACTATGCGATGTGGCAAGCGCTCGCTCTACGTTGAACCCCATAATTTTATCGCTGGCAAGAAAGTTGCCACGACAGATCCCATCGGGGAGATCAAGGTACTGCAACCAGCGACAG gCAAAGTATTGTGTCACGTACCATGCTCCGGACCGAAAGATGTTGACAAAGCAGTTTCTGCAGCAAAGCAGGCATTTGATCAATGGTCAGCTCTCTCCCATGGAGAACGTGGGAAATTCCTCACTGCCGTAGCAAAAAAAGTCAGG GAAAGGCATCAGGAAATTGCAGAGGTTGAAATGACGGACACAGGGAAGCCTATATGGGAAGCTTTGGTTGACATTGACGGCTGCGCTGACGCACTTGAGTACTATGGTGGCATCGCCGCATCAATTAAAG GTCAGCAGTTCGATCTGCCTGGTGGAAGCTTTGCCATGGTGCGCCGGGAACCCCTCGGGGTTGTGGCAGCCATTGGTGCGTGGAACTACCCGTTCCAGGTGATGTCTTGGAAAATGGCACCTGCACTCGCATGTGGCAACACCTTTGTCTTCAAGCCATCACCTTTGACACCCCTGTCGGCCATCTTGCTCTCCGAGATATGCCACGACGTTGGTTTACCTGACGGCGTTGTAAACCTTGTTCAG GGCGAGGGTAAGACGGGCGAGTTGTTGTGCGATCATCCGGATGTGGCCAAAGTGAGTTTCACGGGTAGCGTACCTACTGGACAGGCCATCATGCGCCGCTGCGCTGACTCCATGAAGCGCTGCACCCTTGAGCTTGGGGGCAAGTCCCCACTCATCGTCTTTGCTGATGCCTCTCCTGCTGAAGCTGTGAAGGCAACATTGCTGGGAAACTTCCTCACCCAAGGGGAG GTATGCAGCAATTGCACCCGGGTCTTCATAGAAAAACCAATGGTAGAAGAGTTTCTGGACCATCTGGTCAAGGCTACCGAGAAGCTCAAGATTGGCGACCCCGCCGACCCAGATACCACAGTAGGCGCCACTATCAGTGCGGAGCATGCGGCACGAGTTTTGTCCTACGTCGACTGTGCCAGAAAAGAG GGAGCACGTGTGCTGTGTGGAGGGAACAGGGTGACTCCTTCCAACCCAGAACTCTCGGGGGGATTCTACCTCAGCCCGTGCGTGCTGGCTGACTGCACCGACAGCATGAAAGTTATGCAAGAGGAAGTGTTTGGTGCAGTGGTGAGCATCTCTGCATTTGACACTGAGGAGGAAGCTCTGCGGCGAGCCAACAACAGCCCCTTTGGACTGGCTGCCGGAGTCATGACTAA tgacCTGAAGAGAGCCCATCGAGTAGCAAACAAGTTGCAAGCTGGCATCGTCTGGATAAACAATTACAATGTGTTCCCTTCCGAGGTGCCCTTTGGAGGGTACAAGATGTCGGGATACGGACGCGAAAACGGTCTGGCAGCGCTTCATGCCTATTCCCAGGAGAAGACAATTTATGTTGAAATGGGGGATGGTGTAAACTGCCCGCTGTACAAGTTGTGA
- the LOC142805776 gene encoding transcription termination factor 4, mitochondrial, translated as MALKGARLALRLAAKFERMPTYRLRDSPWSFRACSQASAQQPEHRRSDSRVTTLKTEISDAVKGYPVSFDHLYDSTVRALISQGFKNKHIVQIVTKAQRIVELHECLSDILCFWRTMFKSESAFLETISEYPELLYLSPEAVKERQQQLFTVFPNKDIVKLTQTCPQAFISDWDEIMEKVKYITQVMVISPEHIISSGALSYSLLHIKTRHQFMLCCGKYRTPKPKEVTTTNPPLDKIIGLPLRLYLNICGVSADEYGVFERLMTREQEQEDAENSDDDELY; from the coding sequence ATGGCGCTAAAAGGCGCACGCCTGGCGCTGCGTCTAGCCGCCAAGTTCGAGAGGATGCCAACCTACCGTCTGCGTGACTCGCCGTGGAGCTTCCGCGCCTGCAGTCAAGCGAGCGCCCAGCAGCCGGAGCACCGGCGCTCAGATTCGCGCGTTACGACGTTGAAGACGGAGATTTCCGACGCTGTGAAGGGCTATCCGGTGAGCTTCGATCATCTCTACGACAGTACGGTGAGGGCTCTGATAAGCCAGGGCTTCAAAAACAAGCACATCGTCCAGATCGTCACCAAGGCGCAGCGAATCGTCGAATTGCACGAGTGCCTTAGCGACATTCTCTGCTTTTGGCGGACGATGTTTAAGAGCGAGTCTGCTTTCCTGGAGACGATATCCGAGTACCCCGAGCTCCTCTACTTGAGCCCCGAGGCTGTCAAAGAGAGGCAGCAACAACTGTTCACCGTGTTTCCCAACAAGGACATTGTCAAGCTGACACAAACGTGCCCGCAGGCGTTTATCAGCGACTGGGACGAAATCATGGAGAAAGTGAAGTACATAACGCAGGTCATGGTCATAAGTCCGGAGCACATTATCAGTAGCGGCGCTCTGAGCTACAGCCTACTTCACATCAAGACGAGACATCAGTTCATGCTTTGCTGCGGCAAATACCGGACGCCGAAGCCCAAAGAAGTTACTACCACTAATCCACCCTTGGACAAAATCATCGGGCTGCCCCTTCGCTTGTACCTCAACATATGCGGTGTCTCGGCCGATGAGTATGGCGTGTTTGAAAGACTCATGACCCGAGAACAAGAACAGGAAGATGCAGAGAACAGCGACGACGACGAACTTTATTAA